In Oryza sativa Japonica Group chromosome 11, ASM3414082v1, the following are encoded in one genomic region:
- the LOC136353886 gene encoding uncharacterized protein isoform X1: MESPKVGDDAPDLGTVKSEVEGVSEMIITDMKHKNIGRGGTYIICYDGTIKLGSTDSQPIKATIFAFQCDADEMPAMHKKWSSFDHPSVMKSLGCSWGSRHHSKYGFVAFPMFHLTFSDLIAKGSRAVEMGRFTEVFTEAVSQIVKGLQALHDNGFFCPNLKGADIAIKMNNNSIDAKIWNFTVCTSDVKKNMDWKRLGDMLRVVAERNFANSSDSLEIHYVCYQISKGQIRGLDILQQSAFLSVREKFEKVLFLWTHVSIHCKPKQIHPLDESKSAYTLTEFLDANSIESTRPLWIGNKRIKSAPKTLRNLLDELRDIIEHEVEYIPSDVIAKLGHKEIELGKTKSDLEHYIRKSWALEFLMIQLWASDQTSELEFNKLVELKKEKERKI; the protein is encoded by the exons ATGGAGTCTCCTAAAGTTGGTGATGATGCCCCTGACCTCGGCACTGTCAAGAGCGAG GTTGAAGGCGTATCAGAGATGATAATTACAGACATGAAACACAAGAATATTGGTAGGGGGGGAACTTATATCATATGTTATGATGGTACTATCAAGTTGGGCTCAACGGACTCTCAACCAATAAAAGCCACTATCTTTGCTTTTCAATGTGATGCTGATGAGATGCCTGCAATGCACAAGAAATGGTCATCATTTGATCATCCCTCTGTAATGAAATCTTTGGGGTGTTCTTGGGGCAGCCGTCATCACTCAAAGTATGGGTTTGTGGCCTTTCCGATGTTCCATTTAACCTTCAGTGATTTAATTGCCAAGGGTAGCAGAGCTGTTGAAATGGGAAGATTCACGGAAGTTTTTACTGAAGCAGTAAG TCAAATTGTCAAAGGTTTGCAAGCACTTCACGATAATGGTTTCTTCTGTCCAAATTTGAAAGGGGCAGACATAGCAATTAAGATGAACAATAACTCCATAGATGCAAAAATCTGGAATTTTACTGTTTGTACTTCAg ATGTCAAGAAAAATATGGATTGGAAAAGATTGGGAGATATGCTTCGCGTAGTAGCTGAGAGAAATTTCGCTAATTCTAGTGATTCGCTAGAGATACACTATGTATGCTACCAGATTTCAAAAGGTCAGATAAGAGG TTTAGATATTCTTCAGCAGAGTGCTTTCTTGTCTGTGCGCGAAAAATTTGAGAAAGTTCTGTTTCTTTGGACTCATGTCAGTATTCATTGCAAACCAAAACAAATACATCCACTTGATGAATCAAAGTCAGCATACACATTGACAGAGTTTCTAGATGCAAACAGTATTGAATCTACAAGGCCTTTATGGATTGGCAACAAAAGAATAAAATCTGCACCGAAAACATTAAGAAATCTATTGGATGAACTTAGAGACATTATCGAACATGAAGTTGAATATATTCCATCAGAT GTAATAGCGAAACTTGGCCATAAAGAAATCGAGTTGGGTAAGACAAAGTCTGATCTTGAGCATTATATTCGCAAATCTTGGGCATTAGAGTTTCTTATGATTCAGTTATGGGCTTCCGAT
- the LOC136353886 gene encoding uncharacterized protein isoform X2: MESPKVGDDAPDLGTVKSEVEGVSEMIITDMKHKNIGRGGTYIICYDGTIKLGSTDSQPIKATIFAFQCDADEMPAMHKKWSSFDHPSVMKSLGCSWGSRHHSKYGFVAFPMFHLTFSDLIAKGSRAVEMGRFTEVFTEAVSQIVKGLQALHDNGFFCPNLKGADIAIKMNNNSIDAKIWNFTVCTSDVKKNMDWKRLGDMLRVVAERNFANSSDSLEIHYVCYQISKGQIRGLDILQQSAFLSVREKFEKVLFLWTHVSIHCKPKQIHPLDESKSAYTLTEFLDANSIESTRPLWIGNKRIKSAPKTLRNLLDELRDIIEHEVEYIPSDVIAKLGHKEIELDIRIGI; this comes from the exons ATGGAGTCTCCTAAAGTTGGTGATGATGCCCCTGACCTCGGCACTGTCAAGAGCGAG GTTGAAGGCGTATCAGAGATGATAATTACAGACATGAAACACAAGAATATTGGTAGGGGGGGAACTTATATCATATGTTATGATGGTACTATCAAGTTGGGCTCAACGGACTCTCAACCAATAAAAGCCACTATCTTTGCTTTTCAATGTGATGCTGATGAGATGCCTGCAATGCACAAGAAATGGTCATCATTTGATCATCCCTCTGTAATGAAATCTTTGGGGTGTTCTTGGGGCAGCCGTCATCACTCAAAGTATGGGTTTGTGGCCTTTCCGATGTTCCATTTAACCTTCAGTGATTTAATTGCCAAGGGTAGCAGAGCTGTTGAAATGGGAAGATTCACGGAAGTTTTTACTGAAGCAGTAAG TCAAATTGTCAAAGGTTTGCAAGCACTTCACGATAATGGTTTCTTCTGTCCAAATTTGAAAGGGGCAGACATAGCAATTAAGATGAACAATAACTCCATAGATGCAAAAATCTGGAATTTTACTGTTTGTACTTCAg ATGTCAAGAAAAATATGGATTGGAAAAGATTGGGAGATATGCTTCGCGTAGTAGCTGAGAGAAATTTCGCTAATTCTAGTGATTCGCTAGAGATACACTATGTATGCTACCAGATTTCAAAAGGTCAGATAAGAGG TTTAGATATTCTTCAGCAGAGTGCTTTCTTGTCTGTGCGCGAAAAATTTGAGAAAGTTCTGTTTCTTTGGACTCATGTCAGTATTCATTGCAAACCAAAACAAATACATCCACTTGATGAATCAAAGTCAGCATACACATTGACAGAGTTTCTAGATGCAAACAGTATTGAATCTACAAGGCCTTTATGGATTGGCAACAAAAGAATAAAATCTGCACCGAAAACATTAAGAAATCTATTGGATGAACTTAGAGACATTATCGAACATGAAGTTGAATATATTCCATCAGAT GTAATAGCGAAACTTGGCCATAAAGAAATCGAGTTGG
- the LOC9268566 gene encoding uncharacterized protein isoform X1 — MAPKRKVNESIVANLPIPDPSMPIKIPGDSKIEIQNRSRNLTVYASKVVDSVAYNAMLSYPEGQQEKCVAVCRRLEHAHALFDILASCSHSNIIEPIGIWEEKGTKLAYIVFPCFDGPLSLIPTEEIFDVEDATNDKSYTFGFTDQGCKIFVEMFMAVKYVNDLYDDEQIPLKALNFDESKIFYQLNAQRDYRVLLTDFKLEISPTGNARNNRKGKGKASSTAVPTVDELKVANWNGLGQLLQKLHKNLGLHAELNHFAELLGKKTVKYEDLVWEAGLWEHNSKVQFIREIYWHYNNDEAKISQLKLRASLGLKSCIDKLEVNKSREPNKEINDKSLYNSLFFLRVYMVAHRDDLIKGYSGAKETVEDRKAVVRLLMKECPTYMVKLIAEIRHLGWIKESPFLRKDNQYMREFYPPKAAK; from the exons ATGGCTCCAAAAAGGAAAGTGAATGAGTCAATTGTGGCTAATCTACCTATTCCTGATCCATC aaTGCCAATTAAAATCCCTGGAGACTCTAAG ATTGAAATTCAAAACCGAAGCAGAAACTTGACAGTTTATGCCAGCAAAGTTGTTGATAGTGTGGCATATAATGCTATGTTGTCATATCCGGAAGGTCAACAAGAGAAATGTGTAGCAGTGTGTAGAAGATTGGAACATGCTCATGCACTTTTTGACATCCTTGCAAGTTGCTCCCACAGCAACATCATTGAACCTATTGGAATTTGGGAAGAAAAGGGGACGAAGCTGGCATATATTGTTTTTCCATGCTTTGATGGACCACTGAGTTTAATTCCAACAGAAGAAATATTTGATGTGGAGGATGCCACGAATGACAAATCTTATACATTTGGCTTCACTGACCAAGGATGCAAAATTTTTGT AGAAATGTTTATGGCCGTCAAATATGTCAATGACCTATATGATGATGAACAAATACCTTTGAAGGCATTGAATTTTGAtgaaagtaaaatattttaccAGTTGAACGCTCAGCGGGACTACCGTGTCCTGTTAACTGACTTCAAGTTGGAGATTTCACCAACCGGTAATGCGAGAAATAACCGGAAAGGCAAGGGTAAAGCTTCTAGCACAG CAGTACCAACTGTTGATGAGCTAAAGGTTGCAAATTGGAATGGTTTGGGGCAGCTTCTTCAAAAGCTCCATAAAAACCTTGGACTTCACGCAGAACTAAACCATTTTGCTGAACTTCTTGGGAAAAAAACAGTAAA GTATGAAGATCTGGTGTGGGAAGCTGGATTATGGGAACATAACAGCAAAGTGCAATTTATCAGGGAGATATATTGGCACTATAACAACGATGAGGCAAAAATATCCCAGCTTAAGCTTAGAGCATCTCTTGGTCTCAAAAGCTGCATTGACAAGTTGGAGGTGAACAAATCAAGAGAGCCAAACAAAGAAATCAATGACAAAAGCTTGTATAACTCCTTATTCTTCCTCAGAGTTTACATGGTTGCACACCGAGACGATTTAATCAAAGGATACAGTGGAGCAAAG GAAACAGTGGAGGACAGGAAAGCCGTTGTGAGGCTGCTGATGAAAGAGTGCCCTACATATATGGTGAAACTCATTGCAGAAATACGTCATTTAGGCTGGATTAAGGAATCACCATTTTTGCGGA AGGATAATCAGTACATGAGAGAGTTTTATCCACCAAAAGCTGCAAAATGA
- the LOC9268566 gene encoding uncharacterized protein isoform X2 encodes MAPKRKVNESIVANLPIPDPSMPIKIPGDSKIEIQNRSRNLTVYASKVVDSVAYNAMLSYPEGQQEKCVAVCRRLEHAHALFDILASCSHSNIIEPIGIWEEKGTKLAYIVFPCFDGPLSLIPTEEIFDVEDATNDKSYTFGFTDQGCKIFVEMFMAVKYVNDLYDDEQIPLKALNFDESKIFYQLNAQRDYRVLLTDFKLEISPTGNARNNRKGKGKASSTVPTVDELKVANWNGLGQLLQKLHKNLGLHAELNHFAELLGKKTVKYEDLVWEAGLWEHNSKVQFIREIYWHYNNDEAKISQLKLRASLGLKSCIDKLEVNKSREPNKEINDKSLYNSLFFLRVYMVAHRDDLIKGYSGAKETVEDRKAVVRLLMKECPTYMVKLIAEIRHLGWIKESPFLRKDNQYMREFYPPKAAK; translated from the exons ATGGCTCCAAAAAGGAAAGTGAATGAGTCAATTGTGGCTAATCTACCTATTCCTGATCCATC aaTGCCAATTAAAATCCCTGGAGACTCTAAG ATTGAAATTCAAAACCGAAGCAGAAACTTGACAGTTTATGCCAGCAAAGTTGTTGATAGTGTGGCATATAATGCTATGTTGTCATATCCGGAAGGTCAACAAGAGAAATGTGTAGCAGTGTGTAGAAGATTGGAACATGCTCATGCACTTTTTGACATCCTTGCAAGTTGCTCCCACAGCAACATCATTGAACCTATTGGAATTTGGGAAGAAAAGGGGACGAAGCTGGCATATATTGTTTTTCCATGCTTTGATGGACCACTGAGTTTAATTCCAACAGAAGAAATATTTGATGTGGAGGATGCCACGAATGACAAATCTTATACATTTGGCTTCACTGACCAAGGATGCAAAATTTTTGT AGAAATGTTTATGGCCGTCAAATATGTCAATGACCTATATGATGATGAACAAATACCTTTGAAGGCATTGAATTTTGAtgaaagtaaaatattttaccAGTTGAACGCTCAGCGGGACTACCGTGTCCTGTTAACTGACTTCAAGTTGGAGATTTCACCAACCGGTAATGCGAGAAATAACCGGAAAGGCAAGGGTAAAGCTTCTAGCACAG TACCAACTGTTGATGAGCTAAAGGTTGCAAATTGGAATGGTTTGGGGCAGCTTCTTCAAAAGCTCCATAAAAACCTTGGACTTCACGCAGAACTAAACCATTTTGCTGAACTTCTTGGGAAAAAAACAGTAAA GTATGAAGATCTGGTGTGGGAAGCTGGATTATGGGAACATAACAGCAAAGTGCAATTTATCAGGGAGATATATTGGCACTATAACAACGATGAGGCAAAAATATCCCAGCTTAAGCTTAGAGCATCTCTTGGTCTCAAAAGCTGCATTGACAAGTTGGAGGTGAACAAATCAAGAGAGCCAAACAAAGAAATCAATGACAAAAGCTTGTATAACTCCTTATTCTTCCTCAGAGTTTACATGGTTGCACACCGAGACGATTTAATCAAAGGATACAGTGGAGCAAAG GAAACAGTGGAGGACAGGAAAGCCGTTGTGAGGCTGCTGATGAAAGAGTGCCCTACATATATGGTGAAACTCATTGCAGAAATACGTCATTTAGGCTGGATTAAGGAATCACCATTTTTGCGGA AGGATAATCAGTACATGAGAGAGTTTTATCCACCAAAAGCTGCAAAATGA